One segment of Nostoc flagelliforme CCNUN1 DNA contains the following:
- a CDS encoding type II toxin-antitoxin system PemK/MazF family toxin yields the protein MPGSNLTYRRGEIGWVNLQPTVGAEAKKIRACLIVQNDIMKLLLYLRV from the coding sequence ATGCCAGGGAGTAATTTAACTTATCGGCGAGGAGAAATAGGTTGGGTGAATCTTCAACCAACAGTGGGGGCTGAAGCAAAAAAAATCCGCGCTTGTTTGATTGTGCAAAATGACATCATGAAATTGCTTCTATATTTGCGTGTATGA
- a CDS encoding PsaJ protein → MQKPNDQKDNFLKYLSLAPVLAVVSVSVAFSTWAIFNYFLPDLLFHPMP, encoded by the coding sequence ATGCAAAAACCAAACGACCAAAAAGATAATTTCCTTAAGTACCTTTCCCTTGCTCCTGTTCTTGCCGTTGTTTCTGTATCAGTTGCCTTCTCTACCTGGGCAATTTTTAATTATTTTTTACCTGATCTTCTTTTTCATCCTATGCCATGA
- the psbA gene encoding photosystem II q(b) protein, translating into MTTTLQQRSSANVWDRFCEWITSTNNRIYIGWFGVVMIPTLLAATACFVIAFIAAPPVDIDGIREPVAGSLIYGNNIISGAVVPSSNAIGLHFYPIWEAASLDEWLYNGGPYQLVVFHFLIGVFCYLGREWELSYRLGMRPWIAIAYSAPVAAATAVFLVYPIGQGSFSDGMPLGISGTFNFMIVFQAEHNILMHPFHQLGVAGVFGGSLFSAMHGSLVTSSLVRETTETESQNYGYKFGQEEETYNIVAAHGYFGRLIFQYASFNNSRSLHFFLAAWPVIGIWFTALGVSTMAFNLNGFNFNQSIIDSSGRVISTWADVINRANLGMEVMHERNAHNFPLDLAAGDVAPVAMSAPAING; encoded by the coding sequence ATGACAACAACCTTACAACAGCGCTCAAGCGCCAACGTATGGGATAGATTCTGTGAGTGGATCACCAGCACCAACAACCGGATTTACATCGGTTGGTTCGGCGTAGTAATGATCCCCACCCTGCTAGCCGCCACCGCTTGCTTCGTAATTGCCTTCATCGCCGCACCTCCAGTAGACATTGATGGAATCCGTGAACCTGTTGCAGGTTCCTTGATCTACGGAAACAACATCATCTCCGGTGCAGTAGTACCTTCCTCCAACGCTATCGGCTTGCACTTCTACCCAATTTGGGAAGCAGCATCTCTAGATGAGTGGTTGTACAACGGTGGTCCTTACCAATTGGTAGTATTCCACTTCTTGATCGGCGTATTCTGCTACCTCGGTCGTGAATGGGAACTGTCCTACCGCTTAGGTATGCGTCCTTGGATTGCGATCGCCTATTCTGCTCCAGTAGCAGCAGCAACCGCAGTATTCTTGGTATACCCAATCGGACAAGGATCATTCTCAGACGGTATGCCTTTGGGAATAAGCGGAACCTTCAACTTCATGATCGTGTTCCAAGCAGAACACAACATCTTAATGCATCCCTTCCACCAATTAGGTGTAGCAGGTGTATTCGGCGGAAGTTTGTTCTCTGCAATGCACGGATCACTAGTAACTTCTTCCTTGGTTCGTGAAACAACCGAAACCGAGTCACAAAACTACGGTTACAAATTCGGTCAAGAAGAAGAAACCTACAACATCGTTGCAGCCCACGGCTACTTCGGTCGTCTAATCTTCCAATACGCTTCCTTCAACAACAGCCGTTCACTGCACTTCTTCTTAGCAGCATGGCCTGTAATCGGAATCTGGTTCACCGCCTTGGGTGTAAGCACAATGGCGTTCAACTTGAACGGTTTCAACTTCAACCAATCAATCATTGATTCAAGCGGTCGCGTTATCAGCACTTGGGCAGATGTAATCAACCGGGCTAACCTGGGTATGGAAGTAATGCACGAGCGTAACGCTCACAACTTCCCCTTAGATTTGGCTGCTGGTGATGTTGCTCCTGTCGCAATGAGTGCTCCTGCTATCAACGGTTAA
- a CDS encoding Hsp20/alpha crystallin family protein, translating to MTLVRWNPWREIDTLQRQLNNIFEDTRVPSAFLDGGLSKVPAAEIQETENAIHLKLELPGIEAKDLDVQVTKNAVYVSGERKSETKTEEKGVTRSEFHYGKFQRVIALSARIQNTNVTADYKDGILNLTLPKTEQEKNKVVKVNLEQPAN from the coding sequence ATGACACTAGTTCGTTGGAACCCTTGGAGAGAAATTGACACTCTACAACGTCAACTCAATAATATATTTGAAGACACCAGAGTACCCTCTGCATTCTTGGACGGAGGCTTGAGCAAAGTTCCTGCTGCGGAAATACAAGAAACTGAAAATGCTATTCATTTGAAGCTAGAACTGCCAGGAATAGAAGCTAAAGACCTGGATGTGCAAGTAACAAAAAACGCTGTTTACGTTAGCGGTGAGCGAAAGTCTGAAACTAAAACTGAAGAAAAAGGCGTTACCAGAAGTGAGTTTCATTACGGTAAATTTCAACGCGTGATTGCTCTATCTGCTCGGATTCAAAATACTAACGTTACGGCAGATTATAAAGACGGTATCTTGAATCTGACACTGCCAAAAACTGAGCAAGAAAAGAACAAAGTTGTCAAGGTTAATTTGGAACAACCTGCTAACTAA
- a CDS encoding MGMT family protein, producing the protein MVELKTLNLKVGHGIQGDINADPISPRQVLIVRYEDILDLSIKPGELRENIVVTGIEFDNFIPGSLLTFESGAAIRLTFHCEPCKQIAHLVESLNSIQGKRGILGVVIKSGKIQVGSNFQFQANKFPALSENPYERFLNFIIKIPSGKVVTYKQIIKGMGVDNSYLRAIPTYLKKTSDADYPLHRILDSQGYLINYVKQQKNKLLNEGIKVLSEANSLSDLNKSFVDIKDYLWKDDTIYLE; encoded by the coding sequence ATGGTAGAGCTGAAAACATTAAATTTAAAAGTAGGGCATGGTATACAAGGAGATATTAATGCCGATCCTATAAGTCCAAGGCAAGTTTTAATTGTTAGATATGAAGATATTTTAGACTTATCAATTAAACCAGGAGAATTGCGAGAAAATATTGTGGTTACAGGTATAGAATTTGATAATTTTATCCCTGGTTCTCTGCTAACCTTTGAAAGTGGTGCGGCAATTCGTCTAACTTTTCACTGCGAACCTTGTAAGCAAATAGCCCACTTGGTAGAATCATTAAACAGTATCCAAGGAAAAAGAGGGATTTTAGGCGTAGTTATTAAATCAGGTAAAATCCAGGTTGGTAGTAATTTTCAGTTTCAAGCTAATAAATTTCCAGCATTATCTGAAAATCCTTATGAACGATTCCTAAATTTTATCATCAAAATTCCAAGTGGGAAAGTAGTTACATATAAACAGATAATTAAAGGTATGGGAGTAGATAATAGCTATCTAAGAGCTATTCCTACATACCTGAAAAAAACCTCAGATGCTGATTATCCATTACATAGAATATTAGACTCTCAAGGTTATTTAATAAATTATGTAAAGCAACAAAAGAACAAGTTGTTAAATGAAGGAATTAAGGTTTTATCTGAAGCAAATTCGTTAAGCGATTTAAACAAAAGTTTTGTAGATATTAAAGATTATCTATGGAAAGATGACACTATCTATTTAGAATAG
- a CDS encoding PAP/fibrillin family protein has protein sequence MNNQLLIKEKLQATLEKIQTKSDGSPVTDLQLDKTLAEEIEKLTTELESVNPNLNPLLYATYLLNGAWQLQYSTAREIRSLISLPLGLKLGKVYQVIDVANKLFFNLAKVKHSLGLASGYVKVTASFEPAKEDLEPLANKRINVYFDKRYLSIEKIVGINTPQLNPFKVVSANNPTSRTATLDITYLDETLRIGRGGDGSLFILSKSHDLPDFTS, from the coding sequence ATGAACAATCAACTTTTAATCAAGGAAAAATTACAAGCCACGCTTGAGAAGATTCAAACCAAGAGCGATGGCTCTCCCGTTACCGATTTGCAGCTAGATAAAACCTTAGCCGAAGAAATTGAAAAATTGACAACTGAACTAGAGAGTGTCAATCCCAATCTCAATCCTCTTCTCTACGCTACTTATTTGCTGAATGGAGCTTGGCAACTACAATACTCTACTGCTAGAGAAATCCGTTCTTTAATTTCTCTCCCATTGGGATTAAAGCTGGGTAAAGTTTATCAAGTGATTGATGTTGCAAATAAATTGTTTTTCAATCTAGCTAAAGTTAAACATTCTCTGGGACTAGCATCAGGATATGTCAAAGTGACAGCTAGCTTTGAGCCAGCCAAAGAAGATTTAGAGCCTCTAGCAAACAAACGTATCAACGTTTATTTTGACAAACGCTACCTATCGATTGAGAAGATTGTTGGCATTAATACGCCTCAACTGAACCCATTTAAGGTTGTCTCAGCGAATAATCCTACTAGCAGAACTGCAACACTGGACATTACTTACTTAGATGAAACCTTAAGAATTGGACGTGGAGGAGATGGAAGTTTATTCATTCTTAGTAAATCTCATGATTTACCTGACTTCACCTCCTAA
- the surE gene encoding 5'/3'-nucleotidase SurE gives MTIILTNDDGIDAPGIRALLKAVNGKNAIIAAPADHQSGCGHQVTTTRAINLQRRSETEYAIAGTPADCVRIAITQIPADVKFVVSGINAGGNLGVDAYISGTVAAVREAAMHGIPGIAISQYRKARQNFDWDLAAKFTVEVLADLLQRPLEPGSFWNVNLPHLQPGEPDPDMVFCQPCTRPLPVNYRIEGDNFYYVGEYGKRDRTPGSDVDVCFSGNIAVTQLRV, from the coding sequence ATGACCATAATTTTAACTAACGACGACGGCATTGATGCCCCTGGTATCCGAGCGCTGCTCAAAGCTGTAAACGGCAAAAATGCTATTATCGCTGCTCCTGCTGATCATCAGTCTGGCTGTGGACATCAAGTTACCACCACTCGTGCCATCAACCTCCAGCGACGCTCTGAGACTGAGTATGCGATCGCAGGCACTCCCGCCGATTGTGTGAGAATTGCGATAACACAAATACCCGCAGATGTCAAATTTGTGGTTTCAGGTATCAACGCTGGGGGCAATTTGGGAGTTGATGCCTACATTTCTGGCACAGTAGCTGCTGTGCGGGAAGCCGCAATGCACGGTATTCCTGGAATTGCTATTTCTCAATATCGCAAAGCCAGGCAGAATTTTGATTGGGATCTGGCCGCCAAATTCACAGTTGAAGTTTTAGCGGACTTACTCCAGCGTCCCCTAGAACCGGGAAGCTTTTGGAATGTGAACTTGCCGCATCTGCAACCAGGAGAACCAGATCCTGATATGGTGTTTTGCCAACCTTGTACCAGACCTTTGCCTGTAAACTATCGAATTGAAGGCGATAATTTTTATTATGTAGGCGAATATGGCAAACGCGATCGCACTCCTGGTAGTGATGTAGATGTGTGTTTTTCCGGCAATATTGCGGTAACTCAGTTAAGGGTTTGA
- the psb32 gene encoding photosystem II repair protein Psb32, with translation MKQLFKQVFNSQKHLIRLILPLVTVILAASLFGAPAFATGVNQIPNLTAGNNTWVLDQGEVISRLNEGKISSAFEDLAKQTDKEVRIVTVRRLDYGVTPESFTKELFEKWFPTKEAQANQTLLVIDTVTNGTAIITGDQVKPLLTDSIAESIATETVSVPLRNGNKYNQAFLDASDRLVAVLSSKADPGPPQIADNVQVEGTFKKAGETDQGNATAWVVGLLIAATVIPMATYYIYQINQPSSNG, from the coding sequence ATGAAACAGCTTTTCAAACAAGTATTTAATAGTCAAAAACACCTCATCCGGCTAATTCTGCCTTTGGTGACGGTTATTTTAGCAGCTTCGCTGTTTGGCGCACCTGCTTTTGCCACAGGTGTGAATCAAATACCCAACCTCACAGCAGGGAATAACACCTGGGTTTTGGATCAAGGTGAAGTCATCAGCCGTCTGAATGAAGGTAAGATTAGCAGCGCTTTCGAGGATTTGGCAAAACAAACAGATAAGGAAGTGAGAATTGTTACTGTTCGCCGCCTCGACTATGGTGTAACACCGGAAAGCTTCACCAAAGAACTGTTTGAAAAATGGTTTCCTACAAAAGAAGCCCAAGCTAATCAAACCTTATTGGTTATTGATACGGTTACTAATGGTACTGCCATTATTACTGGGGATCAAGTCAAGCCTTTGCTTACTGACTCTATTGCCGAGAGTATAGCTACTGAAACAGTAAGTGTGCCATTACGGAATGGTAACAAATACAATCAGGCATTTCTAGATGCAAGCGATCGTCTTGTCGCTGTCCTGTCTAGCAAAGCCGATCCAGGTCCACCCCAAATCGCTGACAATGTACAAGTAGAAGGCACCTTCAAGAAAGCAGGCGAAACTGACCAAGGTAACGCTACTGCTTGGGTAGTAGGATTGTTAATTGCCGCCACCGTTATCCCAATGGCGACTTACTATATCTATCAGATAAATCAGCCATCATCTAATGGGTAA
- a CDS encoding DUF4346 domain-containing protein: MDLILEDLAAIDDKLSQRHIDLDPGGYFIIYLDRDAGLIYAKHFTNVIDERGLAVDPETGKVIPAREKVERTHSTVFSGRTAKELCVKIFEETQPSPVTQLNHAAYLGREFVRAEVALVTGQEYVQD, translated from the coding sequence ATGGATTTGATACTTGAAGATTTAGCCGCAATTGATGATAAACTTTCCCAGCGTCATATTGATCTTGATCCCGGTGGATATTTCATTATTTACTTGGATCGAGATGCAGGGTTAATTTATGCCAAGCATTTTACAAATGTGATTGATGAGCGTGGTTTAGCAGTCGATCCAGAAACGGGAAAGGTAATTCCGGCGCGAGAAAAGGTAGAACGAACTCATTCGACAGTTTTTAGTGGGAGGACGGCTAAAGAACTTTGCGTGAAAATCTTTGAGGAAACTCAGCCCTCTCCTGTAACTCAATTAAATCATGCAGCTTATTTGGGTCGAGAATTTGTTCGGGCTGAGGTGGCTTTAGTTACAGGGCAAGAGTATGTTCAAGATTAA
- a CDS encoding GNAT family N-acetyltransferase: MVEQLKPRYSVVWTNKIAEVPQNAWNALAMPLKTPFLEWEWLNNLETSHSATAKAGWLPNHLTLWRDRTLIAAAPLYLKGHSSGEFIFDHQWAELADRIGVQYYPKLLGMAPFTPAEGYRFLIAPGEDEDEITAMMVHEIDTFCSKNRISGCHFLYVDPQWRPMLERHGFTTWLHHSYVWENAGFKTFDDYLKVFNANQRRNIKRERKAVEKAGLRLQPLSGDQIPQSLFPLMHQFYADTCDKFGWWGSKYLTRRFFEQLYTDYRHRVLFVAAYSEQDNSHPLGMSFCLFKGDKLYGRYWGSFQEIDCLHFDACYYAPIEWAIANGIQIFDPGAGGRHKKRRGFPAMPNHSLHRFYNNRLGQILRPYIKEVNQLEQQEIEAINAELPFSNRDS, translated from the coding sequence ATGGTGGAACAACTTAAGCCTCGCTATTCTGTTGTTTGGACGAACAAAATTGCTGAAGTACCCCAAAATGCCTGGAATGCTTTGGCAATGCCACTCAAAACGCCATTTTTAGAATGGGAGTGGCTGAACAATCTCGAAACCTCCCATAGTGCTACGGCTAAAGCTGGTTGGTTGCCGAATCACTTGACATTGTGGCGAGATAGAACGCTGATTGCTGCTGCGCCACTTTATCTCAAAGGACATAGTTCTGGTGAATTTATTTTCGATCACCAATGGGCAGAGTTAGCCGATCGCATCGGAGTCCAATATTACCCAAAATTGCTGGGAATGGCACCATTTACCCCAGCTGAAGGTTATCGGTTCTTAATTGCCCCAGGAGAAGATGAAGACGAAATCACCGCGATGATGGTGCATGAAATTGACACTTTTTGCTCCAAAAATCGAATTTCTGGGTGTCATTTTCTTTACGTTGATCCCCAATGGCGTCCGATGCTAGAACGACATGGTTTTACAACTTGGCTGCACCACAGCTACGTCTGGGAAAATGCTGGGTTTAAAACTTTTGATGACTACTTGAAGGTTTTCAACGCTAATCAACGCCGCAACATCAAGCGGGAACGCAAAGCTGTGGAAAAAGCCGGTTTACGATTACAACCCCTGAGTGGTGATCAAATTCCTCAGTCTTTATTTCCCTTGATGCACCAATTCTATGCTGACACCTGTGATAAGTTTGGCTGGTGGGGTAGCAAGTATCTCACACGGAGGTTTTTTGAGCAGCTATACACCGATTATCGCCATCGAGTCTTGTTTGTCGCCGCATATAGCGAACAAGATAACTCTCATCCTTTAGGAATGTCCTTTTGTTTGTTTAAAGGTGACAAACTCTATGGACGCTATTGGGGAAGTTTTCAAGAAATAGATTGCTTACATTTTGATGCTTGCTATTATGCGCCGATTGAGTGGGCGATCGCTAACGGTATCCAAATTTTTGACCCTGGCGCGGGCGGGCGGCACAAAAAACGCCGTGGTTTCCCTGCGATGCCCAATCACAGTTTGCACCGCTTTTACAATAATCGTTTAGGACAAATTTTACGTCCCTACATTAAGGAAGTGAATCAACTCGAACAGCAGGAGATTGAGGCGATTAATGCAGAGTTGCCATTTAGTAACCGAGATTCTTAA
- a CDS encoding RibD family protein, protein MLQHRPHTTVVLAMSADGKIGDFRRSPARFGSRLDKAHLEKQIAASDAVLFGAGTLRAYGTTLTISDPALVQLRVQEGKPPQPVHIVTTHSANLNPGIKFFKQPVRRWLLTTTKGAVSWKGRLRTLPSVVGTRTQECPPEFEQILVFETPTREIDISAALKYLATLHITRLAILGGGELIASLLGLDLIDELWLTVCPLILGGNTAPTPVDGKGFLPNIAPKLQLLEAHTVEQEVFLHYRLQRPAD, encoded by the coding sequence ATGTTGCAACATCGTCCTCACACTACAGTTGTTTTAGCAATGAGTGCAGATGGAAAAATAGGAGATTTTAGGCGATCGCCTGCTCGGTTTGGCTCAAGGCTTGATAAAGCACATTTAGAAAAACAAATCGCTGCCTCTGATGCGGTTTTATTCGGTGCTGGCACTCTCCGGGCCTACGGAACAACACTTACTATATCAGATCCAGCTCTAGTGCAACTTCGAGTGCAAGAAGGGAAGCCTCCGCAGCCAGTTCATATAGTGACTACACACTCTGCAAACCTCAATCCGGGAATTAAATTTTTCAAGCAACCAGTTAGACGCTGGCTACTGACGACAACAAAGGGAGCAGTTTCATGGAAAGGGCGTTTAAGAACGCTTCCCTCAGTTGTGGGAACCAGAACGCAGGAATGCCCTCCAGAATTTGAGCAAATTCTGGTTTTTGAAACACCAACGCGAGAAATTGACATTTCCGCAGCTTTGAAGTATTTAGCCACTCTACATATAACACGCTTGGCGATCTTAGGTGGAGGTGAATTAATTGCTTCCTTGCTGGGATTAGATTTAATTGATGAATTATGGCTGACTGTCTGTCCGTTGATTTTAGGTGGTAATACTGCACCTACACCCGTAGATGGGAAAGGATTTTTACCGAATATAGCTCCCAAGCTGCAACTTCTAGAAGCTCATACAGTTGAGCAAGAAGTGTTTTTGCACTATCGCCTGCAACGGCCTGCAGATTAG
- a CDS encoding ATP-binding protein, with the protein MTNHRQSSFRRILVTRILLLFVPVLLIGQIVALNKARSSILGTARQNLTESAISKGERIGHAIAILKVHLLSVSKTTVIPSGSPIQEQEILRQLKQQLPASIECIQLTNLLSQKIIASSCGDQAIGELKLPLPSDGVDVKAILRPKTGITGKRNTQNQLQVVLSAPVSDSRKNLVYSLSIQSALYQQTKNPPGSLTGAMVVIAEDGTILAHPFTDWVGTNINQHPSASQLKSIIKNAIAGQNNSINFSFTQGHELVAGYTAIANPLSQQQQQKWVVLAVTSVDNALFGLEEIKLILIVLTVGLIGASLLASLYLAPYLARPVEELRDYALNIHSHHAAQPVPHNFQIREFNQLAQALDQMVERLKAGSEELEIAWKEAKSANQIKSQFLATTSHELRNPLHTIINCIRLVEEGLCDSREEEMEFLKRADETTIHLLSIINDLLDISKIEAGKLSVVTTPLDLRQILLEVINLQSVNVQQKGLQLKCELDPQAIPIKADAAKLRQVLINVIGNATKFTDAGSITIATEIQSSNGKSQVVVAVKDTGIGIDPTQQHKLFRPFVMVNGTTSRQFEGTGLGLAISRNLIELMGGSITLESTGLHQGTTLKITLPLIDISLLPVAKKEENVGDLGFSSGNEGAKASHYPSLQESGRSPSLGINKSVKAGEHKEKSSKFQVLVGNETYEISLSPQQTLLVSLPKGGVCADILLKR; encoded by the coding sequence ATGACTAATCACCGCCAATCTTCCTTTCGTCGAATTTTAGTAACGAGAATACTGCTTCTGTTCGTTCCAGTTTTACTTATAGGCCAGATTGTTGCCTTGAATAAGGCACGTTCTAGTATATTGGGAACTGCACGTCAAAATTTAACAGAAAGCGCTATCAGTAAAGGTGAGAGAATTGGACATGCGATCGCTATCTTAAAAGTCCATTTACTGAGTGTAAGTAAAACGACGGTGATTCCGTCAGGTTCGCCTATACAAGAGCAAGAAATTCTCAGACAGCTAAAGCAACAACTTCCAGCCAGTATTGAGTGCATCCAATTAACGAATCTGTTAAGCCAGAAAATAATTGCCAGTAGCTGTGGGGATCAAGCTATTGGAGAGTTGAAATTACCTTTGCCTAGTGACGGAGTTGATGTCAAAGCAATCTTACGGCCAAAGACAGGAATAACTGGAAAAAGAAACACACAAAATCAATTGCAAGTAGTGTTATCTGCACCAGTCTCCGATAGCCGAAAAAATTTAGTTTACAGCTTAAGTATTCAGTCTGCATTGTACCAACAAACCAAAAATCCACCGGGATCGCTCACAGGCGCTATGGTAGTGATTGCTGAAGATGGCACAATTTTGGCACACCCATTCACAGACTGGGTGGGAACTAATATTAATCAGCACCCAAGTGCTTCTCAACTCAAGAGCATAATTAAAAATGCGATCGCGGGACAAAACAATTCGATAAATTTCTCTTTTACACAGGGGCACGAATTAGTAGCTGGTTATACGGCTATTGCAAATCCACTCAGCCAACAGCAGCAGCAAAAATGGGTAGTCTTAGCTGTTACTAGTGTTGATAATGCGCTTTTTGGTTTAGAGGAAATCAAACTAATTCTTATTGTTTTAACAGTTGGTTTGATTGGTGCAAGTTTGTTAGCATCTTTATATCTAGCTCCTTACTTGGCACGTCCTGTAGAAGAATTGCGAGACTACGCTCTAAATATTCACTCTCACCACGCCGCACAACCAGTTCCGCACAATTTTCAAATCCGGGAATTCAATCAACTGGCCCAAGCATTAGACCAAATGGTAGAACGGCTCAAAGCTGGATCAGAAGAACTAGAAATAGCTTGGAAAGAAGCAAAAAGCGCTAACCAGATTAAAAGCCAGTTTTTGGCTACGACTTCCCATGAATTGAGAAACCCGTTACATACTATTATTAACTGTATTCGCCTGGTTGAAGAGGGCTTATGTGATAGTCGAGAAGAAGAAATGGAGTTTCTCAAACGTGCCGATGAAACAACGATTCATTTGCTAAGTATTATTAATGATTTACTCGATATTTCTAAAATCGAAGCAGGTAAGCTTTCAGTAGTCACCACACCTCTTGATCTCCGACAAATATTGTTAGAGGTGATTAATTTACAATCAGTTAATGTTCAACAAAAAGGCTTGCAATTGAAATGCGAGTTAGATCCCCAAGCTATACCAATTAAGGCAGACGCAGCAAAACTGAGGCAGGTACTGATTAATGTTATCGGCAACGCCACTAAGTTTACCGACGCAGGAAGCATCACCATCGCTACAGAAATTCAATCTAGTAATGGTAAATCTCAGGTGGTGGTTGCTGTCAAAGATACAGGTATAGGAATAGATCCCACTCAACAGCACAAACTATTTCGCCCCTTTGTGATGGTGAATGGCACAACTAGCCGACAGTTTGAAGGGACTGGACTGGGACTAGCAATTTCACGAAACTTAATCGAACTCATGGGAGGCAGCATTACTCTTGAGAGTACGGGACTTCATCAAGGTACGACACTGAAGATTACCTTACCCTTGATTGATATCTCGTTGTTACCTGTTGCCAAGAAAGAAGAAAATGTAGGGGATCTTGGATTTTCCTCTGGGAATGAGGGGGCAAAAGCAAGCCACTACCCTAGCCTACAGGAGTCTGGGAGAAGTCCCTCTTTGGGGATCAACAAATCTGTAAAAGCAGGTGAACACAAAGAGAAGTCCTCGAAGTTCCAGGTGTTAGTGGGGAACGAGACTTATGAGATTAGTCTTTCGCCGCAGCAAACTCTCTTGGTAAGTCTTCCAAAAGGGGGAGTTTGTGCGGATATTCTTTTAAAGAGGTAA
- a CDS encoding class I SAM-dependent methyltransferase, which produces MTDDPTIAYDLFKQFERDKFSLVAQKYDQAIAAVTSQVNEAILDAVGAKCGLRLLDVACGTGWLSAAALKREAIVTGLDYAENMVAIARVRSPQASFHNGDAENLPFESGQFKAVVCNLGILHFPKPERAIAESFRVLKPGGRYAFTCWTPPTCNPFMALILGSVQTYGSMDLDLPPGPPLFRFGERGECERVLIAEGFTEVSVTELPMKWTFSTPEDVMAKVVVSTARLGTILAMQTLEQRRNIENAIIDGASNYATDSGVEIPASIMLAVGYKP; this is translated from the coding sequence ATGACAGATGACCCGACCATTGCTTACGATCTATTCAAACAGTTTGAGCGTGACAAATTCTCTCTCGTGGCCCAAAAATACGATCAAGCGATCGCTGCTGTAACTTCTCAGGTGAATGAAGCCATATTGGATGCTGTAGGAGCAAAGTGTGGTTTGAGGTTGCTGGATGTCGCTTGCGGGACTGGATGGCTTAGTGCCGCAGCACTAAAGCGGGAGGCCATAGTAACAGGATTGGACTATGCAGAGAACATGGTGGCTATTGCTAGAGTCCGATCCCCTCAAGCATCATTCCATAACGGGGATGCTGAAAACCTGCCTTTTGAGTCGGGCCAGTTTAAGGCGGTTGTTTGTAACTTGGGCATCCTCCATTTCCCTAAGCCAGAAAGAGCGATCGCCGAATCCTTTCGCGTACTCAAACCGGGAGGGCGCTATGCCTTCACCTGTTGGACACCGCCAACGTGCAATCCGTTTATGGCTCTTATACTGGGTTCGGTGCAGACTTATGGCAGCATGGATCTGGATCTACCTCCGGGGCCGCCCTTGTTCCGCTTCGGCGAAAGAGGCGAATGTGAAAGGGTCTTGATTGCCGAGGGATTCACTGAGGTGTCTGTCACTGAATTGCCTATGAAGTGGACTTTCTCTACACCTGAAGATGTGATGGCAAAGGTTGTTGTGAGTACGGCGCGTCTTGGCACGATATTGGCAATGCAAACCCTTGAGCAACGGCGCAATATCGAGAATGCTATTATCGACGGAGCATCAAACTATGCCACGGACAGTGGTGTGGAAATTCCCGCTTCTATAATGCTAGCTGTAGGTTACAAACCATGA